The Clostridium sp. AWRP genome has a window encoding:
- a CDS encoding ABC transporter permease, with protein MFSIALSTFKEIYRKKIFHFIGILTIVYLILLTIIFKFTSNNAIGNNGMIDMIANLSSTISIIGFYFSSILVAFLTIMLSIGMVSFEIENGTILTILTKPIKREEYILGKYMGTAILIILYSIFLYIAVIIISTANKISMVETFGIASLAKGFLFFILQPLTILSISLYGSTKFKTLNNGIVIVALYVLGLIGGVMEQAGAYIKNDSLSTIGIISSLISPFEVIYRKMISTIFTSLGTFNPMAGFGFGISGKSTTPSVWMMVYVCVYLVFFIFMSIKGFAKKDIG; from the coding sequence ATGTTTAGTATTGCACTTTCCACTTTTAAGGAAATTTATAGAAAGAAAATCTTTCATTTTATAGGCATATTGACCATAGTGTACCTTATCCTTTTAACTATTATTTTTAAATTTACAAGTAATAATGCGATTGGTAATAATGGCATGATAGATATGATTGCTAATCTTTCTTCAACTATTTCTATAATTGGGTTTTATTTTTCCAGCATACTTGTAGCATTTTTAACTATAATGCTCTCCATAGGAATGGTTTCTTTTGAAATAGAAAATGGAACTATTTTAACCATTTTAACAAAGCCAATTAAGAGAGAGGAATATATACTTGGGAAATACATGGGTACAGCTATTCTCATTATTTTATACAGCATTTTTCTTTATATAGCAGTAATTATTATTTCCACTGCAAATAAAATATCTATGGTAGAAACCTTTGGCATAGCATCACTTGCTAAGGGATTCTTGTTTTTTATTTTGCAGCCTTTGACTATATTATCAATATCTCTTTATGGAAGTACTAAATTCAAAACCTTAAATAATGGGATAGTAATAGTGGCTTTATATGTACTTGGATTAATTGGTGGAGTAATGGAGCAAGCAGGAGCATATATTAAAAATGATTCTCTTTCCACAATTGGAATAATTTCAAGTTTAATTTCTCCTTTTGAAGTAATTTATAGAAAAATGATTTCTACTATTTTTACTTCTTTAGGGACATTTAATCCTATGGCAGGTTTTGGTTTTGGTATATCAGGAAAGTCTACTACACCAAGTGTATGGATGATGGTTTATGTATGTGTATACTTAGTATTTTTCATATTTATGAGTATTAAAGGATTTGCTAAAAAAGATATTGGCTAA
- a CDS encoding ABC transporter ATP-binding protein, with protein MVIETENLSKIYENNKGCRNINISVSKGEIYGFLGPNGAGKSTFIKTIVGLLFPTSGNARILGKPIGDLETRKRIGYLPELFKYQEWMTGLDLLSFHSSLYKLDKKTSSMKIEEVLEIVNLKGAEKSKIGTYSKGMQQRIGIASALLCDPELLFLDEPTSALDPIGRKEVRDIMLKLKDMDKTVFLNSHLLSEVEMICDSAAIISKGSIVKQGKINDLLEGNTVLDIHVENISNEILNKLEKIDEDIIFDGKNIKMHVKEKYEIHEVASLIISGGGKLYGLTPHRNSLEDIFIKLIEGGEE; from the coding sequence TTGGTAATTGAAACAGAAAATCTTTCTAAAATATATGAGAATAACAAAGGATGCAGAAATATAAATATATCTGTATCTAAAGGTGAAATTTATGGATTTCTAGGACCTAATGGTGCAGGAAAAAGCACATTTATAAAAACCATTGTGGGACTGCTGTTTCCCACTTCAGGAAATGCACGTATATTAGGTAAGCCTATTGGGGATTTGGAGACCAGGAAAAGGATAGGATATTTACCTGAACTTTTTAAATATCAAGAATGGATGACAGGATTAGACCTCCTGTCCTTCCACTCTTCATTATATAAACTTGATAAGAAGACTTCTTCTATGAAAATAGAAGAAGTCCTTGAAATTGTTAATTTAAAGGGGGCTGAAAAAAGTAAAATAGGTACTTATAGTAAAGGCATGCAGCAGAGAATAGGAATTGCAAGTGCTCTTCTTTGTGATCCTGAGCTTCTTTTTTTAGATGAACCTACTTCTGCATTAGATCCTATAGGTAGAAAAGAAGTTAGAGATATTATGTTGAAACTAAAAGATATGGATAAAACTGTATTTTTAAATAGTCACCTTTTAAGTGAAGTAGAAATGATTTGCGATAGTGCAGCTATTATAAGTAAAGGAAGTATTGTAAAACAAGGAAAAATCAATGATCTTTTAGAAGGAAACACTGTTTTGGATATTCATGTAGAAAATATAAGTAATGAAATTTTAAATAAGCTTGAAAAAATTGATGAAGATATTATTTTTGATGGAAAAAATATTAAAATGCATGTTAAGGAAAAATATGAAATACATGAGGTTGCTTCACTAATTATATCAGGTGGCGGAAAACTGTATGGACTTACTCCTCACAGAAATAGCCTGGAAGACATATTTATAAAACTTATTGAAGGAGGTGAAGAATAA
- a CDS encoding zf-HC2 domain-containing protein, with protein sequence MKCLSEGSIQAYIDGELSNTEIKEVEMHLFQCGKCKEVYKELKSINSFAVEKLQDYERDFKINHVEIENRDIEVKNRKGDFRNMKKYKKIAAAACAALVITTCVSVEPIRASVINAVSIFRAKDIKSVNISLDDITKLKTELINHKADINIDKIGKVKYQGGEQKNVTIDEAKKTLPFTISIPQNMPSKEVKNILINKPSKMDFTLNVENINGLLKSLGGKKLFPKDLDGKTFSLNMAGELSIMYEDSTNGERIAVSETKVPEIVAPDGADVDQIFNALSDLSVLPQDMQNQLKSMKDWKSTLYIPNVGGKAEEMNINGMKAIGCFDTDQNDKEKKHSSILILKDNVLVSIDGNVDKNKLLETAKSMR encoded by the coding sequence GTGAAGTGTCTAAGTGAAGGAAGCATTCAAGCATATATTGATGGAGAACTTAGTAATACTGAAATAAAAGAAGTAGAAATGCACCTTTTTCAATGTGGAAAATGCAAAGAAGTTTATAAAGAATTGAAGTCTATAAATAGTTTTGCCGTGGAAAAGCTTCAGGATTATGAGAGAGATTTTAAAATAAATCATGTAGAAATAGAAAATAGGGATATTGAAGTAAAAAATAGAAAAGGAGATTTTAGAAATATGAAAAAATATAAAAAAATAGCAGCAGCTGCTTGTGCAGCACTTGTCATAACTACTTGTGTTTCTGTAGAGCCTATAAGAGCATCAGTTATTAATGCAGTTTCAATTTTTAGAGCAAAGGATATTAAAAGTGTAAATATTTCATTGGATGATATTACAAAACTTAAAACTGAACTCATAAACCATAAGGCAGATATTAATATTGATAAAATAGGCAAAGTTAAATATCAGGGCGGTGAACAAAAAAATGTTACTATAGATGAAGCAAAAAAAACACTGCCATTCACAATATCTATACCTCAAAATATGCCATCAAAAGAAGTAAAGAATATTTTAATAAATAAACCTTCCAAAATGGATTTCACCCTAAATGTGGAAAATATAAATGGGCTTCTTAAGTCTTTAGGAGGAAAAAAGCTGTTTCCTAAAGACTTAGATGGAAAGACTTTTTCTCTAAACATGGCTGGAGAGTTAAGCATTATGTATGAAGATTCAACAAATGGTGAGCGTATAGCTGTGTCAGAAACCAAAGTACCGGAAATTGTGGCACCTGATGGTGCAGATGTGGATCAAATATTTAATGCTCTTTCAGATCTTTCAGTACTGCCGCAAGATATGCAAAATCAGCTGAAATCCATGAAGGATTGGAAAAGTACTTTGTATATTCCAAATGTAGGAGGAAAAGCTGAAGAAATGAATATAAATGGCATGAAAGCCATTGGATGCTTTGATACCGATCAAAATGACAAAGAAAAGAAACATTCTTCCATTTTAATTCTTAAAGACAATGTTTTAGTTAGCATTGATGGTAATGTAGATAAAAATAAATTACTGGAAACAGCAAAGTCTATGAGGTGA
- a CDS encoding RNA polymerase sigma factor SigX, with protein MGVISYFKKKKYEQNFKAVYEKYYDTIFRRISYLTGDMHAAEDLAQEVFMKLYNSPPDHNNIAAWLNKVSTNTSYNYIRNKKIHEGKNEMIYKKETDNVISIEEVAINNCEVDLTKKVLNALPPRDRMCLVLKFSGYKYSEIAEMIGVDKNSVGTLISRAQRKFKESYLSLEERGE; from the coding sequence ATGGGTGTTATCAGTTATTTTAAGAAGAAAAAATATGAGCAAAATTTTAAAGCTGTATATGAGAAATATTATGACACCATCTTCAGAAGAATTTCCTACCTTACTGGGGACATGCATGCAGCTGAAGATTTGGCACAGGAAGTATTTATGAAATTATATAATTCACCACCTGACCACAATAACATTGCTGCATGGTTAAATAAGGTTTCTACCAATACTTCCTACAATTATATAAGAAATAAAAAAATTCATGAGGGAAAAAATGAGATGATTTACAAAAAAGAAACAGATAATGTTATTTCAATTGAAGAAGTTGCAATTAATAATTGTGAAGTAGATTTAACTAAAAAAGTACTGAATGCACTTCCACCTAGAGATCGTATGTGTCTGGTTCTTAAATTTTCAGGATACAAATATAGTGAAATTGCAGAAATGATTGGAGTAGATAAAAACTCTGTAGGTACACTTATATCGAGAGCACAAAGAAAATTTAAAGAAAGCTATTTAAGCTTAGAAGAGAGAGGTGAATAA
- a CDS encoding DUF2164 domain-containing protein yields the protein MNKIKLSKEKKQEMISTIKDYFLNERDEELGDLASSLILDFIVEELAPEFYNQGVYDCYKYIADRNEDLLSLQIY from the coding sequence ATGAACAAAATTAAATTAAGCAAAGAAAAAAAACAAGAAATGATTTCTACAATAAAGGACTATTTTCTAAACGAAAGAGATGAAGAATTGGGTGATTTAGCCTCAAGCTTGATACTAGATTTTATAGTAGAAGAATTAGCTCCAGAATTTTATAATCAGGGAGTTTATGATTGCTATAAATATATTGCTGATAGAAATGAAGATTTGTTATCCCTTCAAATATATTAA
- a CDS encoding pentapeptide repeat-containing protein — translation MIYKHEDKRNKELRVDCKKCFGLCCVALYFSASEGFPTNKDAGNPCINLQSNFTCSVHKNLRNKGLKGCTAYDCFGAGQKLAQITCSGRDWHEDSEYAKKMFDAFLIMRQLHEILWYLSEAYTLQADNSIKKNINSLIENTEGLTILDIDFLLSLDVENHRKKVNVVLRNTSELIRSKVHKKNPLSHRLDYFGADLRKTNLRGADLRGTCLIAANLRGVDLSYADLIGADLRDADLSGANISKSIFLTQSQINTARGNSHTKLPIMIIRPRYWSK, via the coding sequence ATGATATATAAACATGAAGATAAACGTAATAAAGAATTGAGAGTTGACTGTAAAAAATGTTTTGGATTATGCTGCGTTGCATTATACTTCTCAGCATCCGAAGGTTTCCCAACTAACAAAGACGCAGGTAATCCCTGTATAAATTTGCAATCAAACTTCACCTGCTCTGTTCACAAAAATCTTAGGAACAAAGGTCTTAAAGGTTGTACTGCCTATGATTGCTTTGGTGCTGGTCAAAAATTAGCCCAGATTACCTGCAGCGGGCGTGATTGGCATGAAGACTCTGAATATGCTAAGAAAATGTTTGATGCCTTCTTAATTATGAGACAGCTTCACGAAATACTATGGTATCTTTCTGAAGCTTATACCCTGCAAGCAGATAACAGTATCAAAAAAAATATAAACTCCTTAATTGAAAATACTGAAGGCCTTACTATTCTTGACATTGATTTTCTATTATCACTAGATGTAGAAAATCATAGAAAAAAGGTTAATGTAGTACTTAGAAATACAAGCGAGCTTATACGCTCCAAAGTTCATAAAAAGAACCCTTTATCTCACAGATTAGATTATTTTGGTGCAGACCTGAGAAAAACTAATCTTAGAGGTGCAGACTTAAGGGGAACATGCCTTATTGCTGCAAATCTTAGAGGAGTTGATTTAAGTTATGCTGATCTAATTGGAGCTGACCTGCGAGATGCTGATCTCAGCGGAGCCAATATCTCAAAAAGCATCTTTCTTACTCAGTCCCAAATCAACACAGCTAGGGGTAATTCACATACAAAACTGCCTATAATGATAATCCGCCCAAGATATTGGTCAAAATAA
- a CDS encoding chloramphenicol acetyltransferase, which produces MFHIVDFEKWERREHFKYYTKQLKCAYSITANLDVTLFKESLRKNNLKFYPSFIYCVSYNINSMSEFRMRFGENNQLIVYDIVHPNYTIFHKDDHTFSDIWSEYTDDFYKFYDNYKCDMKKYSHIKGVKIKPNQPKNFYCISCVPWLTFTGYSTYSSESNPSLMPIITYGKYHKENGKWLMPFTVTISHAVADGYHVSKLINSIQETIDKFNKELHTNC; this is translated from the coding sequence ATGTTTCATATAGTTGATTTTGAAAAATGGGAAAGACGTGAACACTTTAAATATTATACCAAGCAGCTTAAATGTGCCTATAGTATTACCGCAAATCTTGATGTTACTTTATTTAAGGAATCATTAAGAAAAAATAATTTAAAATTTTATCCTTCATTTATATATTGTGTTAGTTATAACATAAATTCTATGTCGGAATTTCGTATGCGTTTTGGAGAAAACAATCAATTAATTGTATATGATATTGTCCATCCTAACTATACAATTTTTCATAAAGATGATCATACATTTTCAGACATTTGGTCAGAATATACAGATGACTTTTATAAATTTTATGATAATTATAAATGTGATATGAAAAAATACTCACATATTAAAGGTGTAAAAATTAAGCCAAACCAGCCTAAAAATTTCTACTGCATATCTTGTGTCCCATGGCTTACATTTACAGGATATTCAACATACAGCAGTGAATCCAATCCATCTTTAATGCCAATTATAACCTATGGGAAATATCATAAAGAAAACGGAAAATGGTTAATGCCATTTACTGTCACAATATCACATGCAGTGGCTGATGGATATCATGTAAGCAAATTAATTAACAGCATACAAGAAACAATAGATAAATTTAATAAGGAGCTGCACACTAATTGTTAG
- a CDS encoding phosphatase — protein sequence MKALMDLHVHTISSGHAFSTLKENIEEAKLKGLKVLGISDHARAMEGTAHPFYFGNLSIINEKIMGIRILKGIEANIINFQGNIDVNQELASKLDYVIASLHPPCIKAGTVEENTKSIIRAMDNPYVKIIGHPDDNRFLLDYEKVVLAAKEKNILLEMNNSSLSSRSQRENSVENQKKYLNLCKKYEAKIILGSDAHIYYDVGEFTNCFNLLKNVEFPEELIFNSNTDSLKWLLEKK from the coding sequence ATGAAGGCACTCATGGATTTACACGTTCACACGATTTCAAGTGGACATGCCTTTAGTACTTTAAAGGAAAATATAGAAGAAGCTAAGCTTAAGGGACTAAAGGTACTTGGAATATCTGATCATGCAAGGGCTATGGAAGGAACTGCCCATCCGTTTTATTTTGGAAATCTTAGCATTATTAATGAAAAAATAATGGGTATTAGAATTCTAAAGGGTATTGAGGCAAATATAATCAACTTTCAAGGAAATATTGATGTAAATCAAGAATTAGCTTCAAAATTGGATTATGTGATTGCAAGTTTGCATCCGCCATGTATAAAGGCAGGAACAGTAGAAGAAAATACAAAATCTATTATAAGAGCTATGGATAATCCATATGTAAAAATTATTGGTCACCCAGATGATAATAGATTTTTGCTGGACTATGAAAAAGTAGTACTTGCAGCTAAGGAAAAAAACATATTGCTGGAAATGAACAATTCTTCATTATCTTCAAGAAGTCAGAGAGAAAATTCAGTGGAAAATCAGAAGAAGTATTTAAATTTATGTAAGAAATATGAGGCAAAAATAATTCTTGGAAGTGATGCACATATTTATTATGATGTTGGGGAATTTACAAACTGTTTCAACTTGCTAAAGAATGTAGAATTTCCTGAAGAACTTATATTTAATTCTAATACAGATTCATTAAAGTGGTTATTGGAAAAGAAATAA
- a CDS encoding ABC transporter ATP-binding protein, with protein sequence MSIKIDSITKKFGNSTALNKISVNIEDKEFIAILGPSGCGKTTLLRLIGGFIKPCEGTIMHGEKLYSSKDYLLPVEKRNLGMVFQSFALWPHMNVKEHVMFPLDSSKHRNMSNAEKDKLVNKTLKMTGLEKLSNRFPGELSGGQKQRVALARAIVGKPSMLLMDEPLSALDAELKIEIRKEIQNIHKVTSTTIVYVTHDQSEALAMADRIIVMRDGNIEQIGTPNEIYLNPQNEFVATFVSKCNIIKGKWEKDSFKVKGTNIVYDGKGIADYFKRNNIYPVRPEQFEISNDKNGIKSKIVNKQYQGREIHYTIDCEGKLITVYDSNLKKYDINENVSLIKN encoded by the coding sequence ATGTCAATTAAGATAGACAGTATAACTAAAAAGTTTGGAAATTCAACAGCATTAAATAAAATATCTGTTAATATCGAGGATAAAGAGTTTATTGCTATACTTGGGCCATCAGGTTGCGGAAAAACCACATTATTAAGGTTAATTGGTGGTTTCATAAAGCCTTGTGAGGGTACTATAATGCATGGAGAAAAACTATACTCATCAAAAGATTATCTGCTGCCAGTGGAAAAACGCAATTTAGGAATGGTTTTTCAATCCTTTGCATTATGGCCACATATGAATGTAAAAGAGCATGTAATGTTCCCACTGGATAGTAGTAAGCATAGAAATATGAGTAATGCAGAGAAGGATAAATTAGTTAACAAAACATTAAAGATGACTGGATTGGAAAAACTTTCAAATAGATTTCCTGGTGAGTTATCTGGAGGGCAAAAGCAGAGGGTAGCATTGGCAAGAGCTATTGTGGGTAAGCCATCTATGTTATTAATGGATGAGCCTCTAAGTGCATTAGATGCAGAGCTTAAGATTGAAATAAGAAAGGAAATACAGAATATTCATAAAGTGACAAGCACTACTATAGTTTATGTTACTCATGATCAAAGCGAGGCACTAGCTATGGCGGATAGAATAATAGTAATGAGAGATGGAAATATAGAGCAGATAGGTACTCCAAATGAAATATATTTAAATCCTCAGAATGAGTTTGTTGCTACCTTTGTTAGCAAATGTAATATTATTAAGGGAAAATGGGAGAAGGATAGCTTTAAAGTAAAAGGTACAAATATTGTATATGATGGAAAAGGTATAGCTGACTATTTTAAAAGAAATAATATATATCCAGTAAGACCTGAACAATTTGAAATTTCCAATGATAAGAATGGTATTAAAAGTAAAATAGTCAATAAACAGTATCAGGGTAGGGAAATACATTACACAATAGATTGTGAAGGAAAGCTAATTACAGTATATGATTCGAATTTAAAAAAATATGATATTAATGAAAATGTAAGTTTAATAAAAAATTAG
- a CDS encoding iron ABC transporter permease: protein MSFKVSNGYSLGNYGELLKSQRTILSIKNTIIIGAVSNLISMLLGAIFAFMIAYTNIKRKKLMELLVLLPFIIPSYIVTLSWSNLLLPNGTINNIIAKLGMGKINIYSIPGIVFVLGISNVPIVYLITLNMLRKIPRDLEWASRVLGYNKWETLYKINLPQVMPALIGGGILSFLAAIDNFAVPAFLGISSGIPVLSTYIYEKAIAFGPASFNYAAVLSVIISIIAIVGTVLQGLLVKKSINIDSIKDDYSVRIEFSKNVRKSVEIITFVFLTSINIIPIITMITSSFQKAYGTKFTLKTISFENYSFLFNNEGVRSSILNSLVLATTATIFCIIIGTFIAYIKVRKDSESMKLGEMAATLTYAVPGIVLALAMIFHWVEPLPGIRPGIYGTIKILIIAYVTRYLILQIKGSTSAVITVEETVEEAARVAGASKIKIWFNIMIPLLSKQVLSSAFLIYISAMTELTISSMLASAGTKTIGLTIFNFQQAGNYNISSAMSTIIVLLVLTIYFIPKLIKIKNFRGDKDVN from the coding sequence ATGAGTTTTAAAGTGTCCAATGGATATTCTTTAGGCAATTACGGTGAATTGCTAAAAAGTCAAAGGACGATTTTATCCATAAAAAATACCATTATAATAGGTGCTGTTTCTAATTTAATTTCTATGCTATTGGGTGCAATTTTTGCTTTCATGATAGCTTATACCAACATAAAAAGAAAAAAGCTAATGGAGTTATTAGTATTGTTACCGTTTATTATACCTTCATATATTGTAACTCTTTCATGGAGCAATCTATTATTACCCAATGGTACTATAAATAATATTATTGCAAAATTAGGAATGGGGAAAATAAATATTTATTCAATTCCAGGAATTGTATTTGTACTTGGAATTTCCAATGTTCCTATAGTATATCTTATAACTTTAAATATGCTCAGAAAAATTCCTAGGGATTTAGAATGGGCATCTAGAGTTTTAGGATATAACAAATGGGAAACTCTGTATAAGATAAACCTGCCACAGGTAATGCCAGCATTAATTGGAGGAGGAATACTGTCATTTTTAGCAGCAATAGATAATTTTGCAGTGCCGGCATTTTTAGGAATATCCTCTGGAATACCTGTTTTGAGTACATATATATATGAGAAAGCTATAGCTTTCGGACCAGCTTCTTTTAATTATGCTGCTGTCTTATCAGTAATAATTTCCATTATAGCTATAGTAGGAACAGTTTTACAGGGGCTGTTAGTTAAAAAAAGTATTAATATAGATAGCATAAAAGATGATTATTCAGTAAGAATTGAGTTCTCCAAAAATGTTAGAAAGTCTGTAGAGATTATTACTTTTGTATTTCTAACTTCAATAAATATAATCCCCATAATAACAATGATAACTTCATCATTTCAAAAAGCATATGGTACAAAGTTTACATTAAAAACAATATCCTTTGAAAATTACAGTTTTCTTTTTAACAATGAAGGAGTTAGGTCTTCTATACTGAATAGTTTAGTATTGGCGACTACAGCTACTATATTTTGTATAATAATAGGTACTTTTATTGCTTATATTAAAGTTAGAAAAGATTCAGAGTCAATGAAACTTGGAGAAATGGCAGCTACACTTACTTATGCAGTACCTGGGATTGTTCTAGCTTTGGCTATGATATTTCACTGGGTTGAGCCATTACCAGGAATTAGACCTGGTATATATGGGACTATAAAAATCTTGATAATAGCGTATGTAACTAGGTATCTGATACTCCAAATAAAGGGCAGTACTAGTGCAGTAATAACAGTAGAAGAAACAGTCGAAGAAGCAGCGAGGGTTGCTGGAGCATCTAAAATAAAAATCTGGTTTAATATAATGATTCCGCTTTTATCAAAGCAAGTATTATCAAGTGCATTTTTAATATATATATCAGCTATGACTGAATTAACAATATCTTCAATGTTAGCTTCTGCAGGAACAAAGACTATAGGACTTACTATTTTTAACTTTCAACAAGCTGGAAATTATAACATTTCTTCAGCAATGTCAACAATAATAGTTTTATTGGTTTTAACAATTTATTTTATTCCTAAGTTAATAAAAATTAAAAATTTCAGGGGGGATAAAGATGTCAATTAA
- a CDS encoding ABC transporter substrate-binding protein: MSKIKRILIGFLAVATISTGLLGCQQKKDAKKTSLDGEITLYTSQPEEDIQKLIQGFNKKQPGIKVKVFRSGTEEVVSKVLAEKASSSVQADVLFVSDAVTFQTLKNKDMLLTYKSPELKGINSQFIDKDNMFTGTKVISTGIVINTNKVKTEPKSFNDLLEAEAKGNVIMPSPLYSGASAYNLSVVTRTKGLGWNFYEGLKKNEVTVDKGNGGIIKAVADGQKAYGIVVDYMAVRAAKQGSPVKFIYPSEGVPVITEPIGILKTTKKAKLAQAFVDYVLSKDGQTSEASMGYAPIKSDVKAPEGLKTITELKTISGDNEELLNAREGDKKKFSSIFN; encoded by the coding sequence ATGTCAAAGATAAAAAGAATATTAATTGGATTTTTAGCAGTAGCAACTATAAGTACTGGATTATTAGGGTGTCAACAGAAAAAAGATGCTAAAAAAACTTCATTAGATGGTGAGATAACACTTTATACATCACAACCTGAAGAAGATATTCAAAAGTTAATTCAAGGTTTCAACAAGAAACAGCCAGGTATTAAAGTTAAAGTATTTAGGTCAGGAACTGAAGAAGTCGTAAGCAAGGTGCTTGCTGAGAAAGCATCAAGTTCTGTTCAGGCAGATGTATTATTTGTTTCAGATGCAGTAACTTTTCAAACGTTAAAAAATAAAGATATGCTTTTGACTTACAAATCACCTGAATTAAAGGGAATAAATAGTCAATTTATTGATAAAGATAATATGTTTACAGGGACTAAAGTAATATCAACGGGTATTGTTATAAACACAAATAAGGTAAAGACGGAGCCAAAATCTTTTAATGATTTGTTAGAGGCAGAAGCAAAAGGAAATGTTATTATGCCTAGCCCATTGTATTCTGGTGCTTCAGCATATAATTTATCCGTAGTGACAAGAACTAAGGGATTAGGATGGAATTTTTATGAAGGATTAAAGAAGAATGAAGTAACTGTAGATAAGGGAAATGGAGGTATAATTAAAGCTGTTGCTGATGGACAGAAAGCATATGGCATAGTTGTTGATTACATGGCAGTTAGAGCAGCAAAACAAGGATCACCAGTTAAGTTTATTTACCCATCTGAAGGAGTACCTGTAATTACAGAACCGATTGGAATACTAAAGACAACTAAAAAAGCAAAATTAGCACAAGCTTTTGTGGATTATGTTCTTTCAAAAGATGGACAAACATCAGAGGCAAGTATGGGTTATGCTCCAATAAAATCTGATGTGAAAGCACCAGAAGGTTTAAAAACTATAACTGAGTTAAAGACTATTTCTGGGGATAATGAAGAATTATTAAACGCAAGAGAAGGAGACAAGAAAAAATTCAGTTCTATATTTAATTAA
- a CDS encoding sugar phosphate isomerase/epimerase family protein — MIPVYFSSTLMWNSSLEEIFKKAYTEGFEGIEFWAQHFESRGYSEKEYKELKEIYPIKTIIHSYSWDLNMSSINERIRATSINEIFKAVDLAYNLSAEEVTVHPGKESIVCFKEYQKKLLRASLKDILEYSRKKKMKISIEIMEKIAKELITTDIELKDVLKDLYWEFTYTVDTAHCSNEYEVMHYLENIHGISKIHISNKNGNKIHIPLNQGDYDFSKLIFSLAKKNKPLVIEGFDDSNEVSVLNNDINYIKSIKEEFLCQR, encoded by the coding sequence ATGATACCAGTGTATTTTAGCTCTACATTAATGTGGAACTCTTCCCTAGAAGAAATATTCAAAAAAGCTTATACAGAAGGATTCGAAGGTATTGAATTTTGGGCACAGCATTTTGAAAGCAGAGGGTATTCTGAAAAGGAGTATAAGGAACTTAAAGAAATATACCCTATAAAAACAATAATTCATAGTTATAGTTGGGATCTAAATATGTCCTCTATAAATGAAAGAATTAGAGCCACATCTATAAATGAAATATTTAAAGCTGTTGACCTAGCTTATAATCTTTCAGCAGAAGAAGTAACTGTACACCCGGGAAAAGAAAGTATAGTTTGTTTTAAAGAATATCAGAAAAAACTATTAAGAGCTTCCTTAAAAGACATTCTTGAGTATTCGAGAAAAAAGAAAATGAAAATTTCAATTGAAATTATGGAAAAAATAGCAAAGGAACTTATAACAACGGATATTGAACTTAAAGATGTTCTTAAAGATTTATATTGGGAGTTTACATACACCGTTGATACTGCACATTGTAGTAATGAATACGAAGTGATGCACTATTTGGAAAACATCCATGGAATTTCAAAAATACATATAAGCAATAAAAATGGCAATAAGATTCATATCCCTTTAAATCAAGGAGACTATGATTTTTCAAAATTAATTTTCAGTTTAGCTAAGAAAAACAAGCCTTTAGTAATTGAAGGTTTTGACGACAGTAATGAGGTTTCAGTTCTTAACAATGATATTAATTATATAAAAAGTATTAAGGAGGAATTTTTATGTCAAAGATAA